Proteins found in one Quercus robur chromosome 2, dhQueRobu3.1, whole genome shotgun sequence genomic segment:
- the LOC126714234 gene encoding uncharacterized protein LOC126714234 isoform X1: MPGIILVSVLEFMGLPHALASSSICIKVSMGKIEYQIWDKGDFSFPLTSLRDNLIVTLQDADGIRISHAGVEIKSIVEKGLWDDLFPLEGGGHVHMKLQFVLSEEERSRIRMMRESALKKKQDELLNSSIRTSQGATTACSSVASSLGFRHELSDSQRSLLQTEGVSVKEVASKVVSKPLSFCKGEKSGAESIKGIHHDQKQLTPLNRYEEISSTISAPQGVDVHLSHKELVERNESKSLPADFPTEAISSNETSLLLGGSRLDVAASNNSIPHNLGEDRGHNIQKQSQLGKSPRNVKNMISAFESGLAQDMRSPIKSPPTRSQSNKSRIELKSQHLNEGKTQITKTEQSISGRVINLFLAEELQHTPTDIRKRGEQINLFGASDRSKLSQDTGQLEELNTEKFQILGTNSSLKNKFNVVQKEVAREEEKSHQDLMRISTTETATVSWRILDEYSGGHPLSLFTGKQDSCGNPVIEESRREIQFTNLQEFNIQGASTHKLESVHYCEDNHYLFKSSGAWIFPDEARRLCVTTGGKKVMDLMGGCSTKPKVHQGNVNLSMQENMEKHSVDARTVIKADKDKKDCQKIVKSKPENSEDIETSGGPVGQAIKVAIMLGFGILVLLTRKRNYR; this comes from the exons ATGCCAGGAATCATCCTAGTTTCAG TTCTGGAATTCATGGGGCTACCACATGCATTAGCTTCTTCGTCAATATGCATAAAAG TTTCCATGGGGAAAATAGAGTACCAAATTTGGGACAAGGGAGACTTCTCCTt TCCATTAACATCTCTTCGTGACAATTTGATTGTTACACTTCAGGATGCTGATGGGATCAGAATATCTCATGCAG GGGTTGAGATCAAGTCTATTGTGGAGAAAGGTCTTTGGGATGACCTTTTTCCCCTGGAAGGAGGTGGTCACGTACATATGAAGTTGCAGTTTGTCCTCAGTGAAGAAGAACGTAGCCGAATTCGTATGATG AGAGAATCTGcattgaaaaagaaacaagatgAGCTTCTCAATAGCAGTATTAGAACTTCACAGGGTGCTACTACTGCTTGTAGTAGTGTTGCATCATCTTTGGGCTTCAGGCATGAGCTCTCAG ATTCTCAAAGAAGCCTCCTTCAAACTGAAGGAGTAAGTGTCAAAGAGGTAGCCTccaaagtggtatcaaaacctCTTTCTTTCTGCAAGGGTGAGAAATCTGGTGCTGAGAGCATAAAAGGAATTCATCATGATCAAAAGCAGTTAACCCCATTAA ATCGATATGAAGAGATTTCATCAACCATTTCTGCGCCACAAGGAGTTGATGTCCATCTAAGTCACAAGGAACTAGTTGAGAGGAATGAGAGCAAGTCATTGCCTGCTGACTTTCCTACAGAAGCAATTTCTTCCAATGAAACTTCCTTATTGTTGGGAGGTTCTCGATTAGATGTTGCTGCCTCAAACAATTCAATACCTCACAATCTGGGGGAAGATCGTGGTCATAACATTCAGAAGCAGAGTCAGCTAGGGAAATCTCCTAGAAATGTGAAGAATATGATAAGTGCATTTGAAAGTGGTCTAGCTCAG GATATGAGGTCTCCCATCAAATCACCACCAACAAGATCTCAATCAAATAAGTCTAGAATAGAGTTGAAAAGTCAACACTTAAATGAAGGCAAGACACAAATTACTAAGACTGAACAGTCAATATCAGGAAGAGTCATTAATCTTTTTCTTGCAGAAGAGTTGCAACATACCCCAACAGATATCAGAAAAAGAGGAGAgcaaattaatttatttggtGCTTCAGATAGGAGTAAATTATCTCAGGACACTGGACAGTTAGAGGAGTTGAACACAGAGAAATTTCAGATATTAGGAACAAATTCAAGTCTTAAGAATAAATTCAATGTAGTTCAAAAAGAAGTCgctagagaggaagagaaatctCATCAAGATTTGATGAGAATATCCACAACTGAAACGGCTACAGTATCATGGAGAATCCTTGATGAGTATTCAGGTGGACACCCTCTTAGTTTGTTCACTGGCAAGCAAGATTCTTGTGGCAATCCAGTTATAGAGGAGAGTAGAAGGGAAATTcaatttacaaatttacaagAATTCAATATTCAAGGAGCTTCAACCCATAAACTGGAATCAGTACATTATTGTGAAGATAATCATTACTTATTTAAAAGCTCTGGTGCCTGGATATTTCCAGATGAAGCAAGACGGCTGTGTGTGACAACTGGTGGTAAAAAAGTCATGGATCTAATGGGAGGTTGCAGTACTAAGCCAAAGGTCCATCAAGGAAATGTGAATCTTTCTATGCAAGAAAATATGGAGAAG CATAGTGTGGACGCCAGAACTGTTATTAAGGCTGATAAAGACAAGAAGGATTgccaaaaaatagtaaaatcaaaACCTGAGAATTCAGAGGATATCGAAACTTCTGGAGGACCAGTGGGACAG GCAATAAAAGTTGCAATCATGCTAGGATTTGGAATACTTGTTCTCCTaactagaaaaagaaattacag ATAG
- the LOC126714234 gene encoding uncharacterized protein LOC126714234 isoform X2 produces the protein MPGIILVSVLEFMGLPHALASSSICIKVSMGKIEYQIWDKGDFSFPLTSLRDNLIVTLQDADGIRISHAGVEIKSIVEKGLWDDLFPLEGGGHVHMKLQFVLSEEERSRIRMMRESALKKKQDELLNSSIRTSQGATTACSSVASSLGFRHELSDSQRSLLQTEGVSVKEVASKVVSKPLSFCKDRYEEISSTISAPQGVDVHLSHKELVERNESKSLPADFPTEAISSNETSLLLGGSRLDVAASNNSIPHNLGEDRGHNIQKQSQLGKSPRNVKNMISAFESGLAQDMRSPIKSPPTRSQSNKSRIELKSQHLNEGKTQITKTEQSISGRVINLFLAEELQHTPTDIRKRGEQINLFGASDRSKLSQDTGQLEELNTEKFQILGTNSSLKNKFNVVQKEVAREEEKSHQDLMRISTTETATVSWRILDEYSGGHPLSLFTGKQDSCGNPVIEESRREIQFTNLQEFNIQGASTHKLESVHYCEDNHYLFKSSGAWIFPDEARRLCVTTGGKKVMDLMGGCSTKPKVHQGNVNLSMQENMEKHSVDARTVIKADKDKKDCQKIVKSKPENSEDIETSGGPVGQAIKVAIMLGFGILVLLTRKRNYR, from the exons ATGCCAGGAATCATCCTAGTTTCAG TTCTGGAATTCATGGGGCTACCACATGCATTAGCTTCTTCGTCAATATGCATAAAAG TTTCCATGGGGAAAATAGAGTACCAAATTTGGGACAAGGGAGACTTCTCCTt TCCATTAACATCTCTTCGTGACAATTTGATTGTTACACTTCAGGATGCTGATGGGATCAGAATATCTCATGCAG GGGTTGAGATCAAGTCTATTGTGGAGAAAGGTCTTTGGGATGACCTTTTTCCCCTGGAAGGAGGTGGTCACGTACATATGAAGTTGCAGTTTGTCCTCAGTGAAGAAGAACGTAGCCGAATTCGTATGATG AGAGAATCTGcattgaaaaagaaacaagatgAGCTTCTCAATAGCAGTATTAGAACTTCACAGGGTGCTACTACTGCTTGTAGTAGTGTTGCATCATCTTTGGGCTTCAGGCATGAGCTCTCAG ATTCTCAAAGAAGCCTCCTTCAAACTGAAGGAGTAAGTGTCAAAGAGGTAGCCTccaaagtggtatcaaaacctCTTTCTTTCTGCAAGG ATCGATATGAAGAGATTTCATCAACCATTTCTGCGCCACAAGGAGTTGATGTCCATCTAAGTCACAAGGAACTAGTTGAGAGGAATGAGAGCAAGTCATTGCCTGCTGACTTTCCTACAGAAGCAATTTCTTCCAATGAAACTTCCTTATTGTTGGGAGGTTCTCGATTAGATGTTGCTGCCTCAAACAATTCAATACCTCACAATCTGGGGGAAGATCGTGGTCATAACATTCAGAAGCAGAGTCAGCTAGGGAAATCTCCTAGAAATGTGAAGAATATGATAAGTGCATTTGAAAGTGGTCTAGCTCAG GATATGAGGTCTCCCATCAAATCACCACCAACAAGATCTCAATCAAATAAGTCTAGAATAGAGTTGAAAAGTCAACACTTAAATGAAGGCAAGACACAAATTACTAAGACTGAACAGTCAATATCAGGAAGAGTCATTAATCTTTTTCTTGCAGAAGAGTTGCAACATACCCCAACAGATATCAGAAAAAGAGGAGAgcaaattaatttatttggtGCTTCAGATAGGAGTAAATTATCTCAGGACACTGGACAGTTAGAGGAGTTGAACACAGAGAAATTTCAGATATTAGGAACAAATTCAAGTCTTAAGAATAAATTCAATGTAGTTCAAAAAGAAGTCgctagagaggaagagaaatctCATCAAGATTTGATGAGAATATCCACAACTGAAACGGCTACAGTATCATGGAGAATCCTTGATGAGTATTCAGGTGGACACCCTCTTAGTTTGTTCACTGGCAAGCAAGATTCTTGTGGCAATCCAGTTATAGAGGAGAGTAGAAGGGAAATTcaatttacaaatttacaagAATTCAATATTCAAGGAGCTTCAACCCATAAACTGGAATCAGTACATTATTGTGAAGATAATCATTACTTATTTAAAAGCTCTGGTGCCTGGATATTTCCAGATGAAGCAAGACGGCTGTGTGTGACAACTGGTGGTAAAAAAGTCATGGATCTAATGGGAGGTTGCAGTACTAAGCCAAAGGTCCATCAAGGAAATGTGAATCTTTCTATGCAAGAAAATATGGAGAAG CATAGTGTGGACGCCAGAACTGTTATTAAGGCTGATAAAGACAAGAAGGATTgccaaaaaatagtaaaatcaaaACCTGAGAATTCAGAGGATATCGAAACTTCTGGAGGACCAGTGGGACAG GCAATAAAAGTTGCAATCATGCTAGGATTTGGAATACTTGTTCTCCTaactagaaaaagaaattacag ATAG
- the LOC126714234 gene encoding uncharacterized protein LOC126714234 isoform X4: protein MPGIILVSVLEFMGLPHALASSSICIKVSMGKIEYQIWDKGDFSFPLTSLRDNLIVTLQDADGIRISHAGVEIKSIVEKGLWDDLFPLEGGGHVHMKLQFVLSEEERSRIRMMRESALKKKQDELLNSSIRTSQGATTACSSVASSLGFRHELSDRYEEISSTISAPQGVDVHLSHKELVERNESKSLPADFPTEAISSNETSLLLGGSRLDVAASNNSIPHNLGEDRGHNIQKQSQLGKSPRNVKNMISAFESGLAQDMRSPIKSPPTRSQSNKSRIELKSQHLNEGKTQITKTEQSISGRVINLFLAEELQHTPTDIRKRGEQINLFGASDRSKLSQDTGQLEELNTEKFQILGTNSSLKNKFNVVQKEVAREEEKSHQDLMRISTTETATVSWRILDEYSGGHPLSLFTGKQDSCGNPVIEESRREIQFTNLQEFNIQGASTHKLESVHYCEDNHYLFKSSGAWIFPDEARRLCVTTGGKKVMDLMGGCSTKPKVHQGNVNLSMQENMEKHSVDARTVIKADKDKKDCQKIVKSKPENSEDIETSGGPVGQAIKVAIMLGFGILVLLTRKRNYR from the exons ATGCCAGGAATCATCCTAGTTTCAG TTCTGGAATTCATGGGGCTACCACATGCATTAGCTTCTTCGTCAATATGCATAAAAG TTTCCATGGGGAAAATAGAGTACCAAATTTGGGACAAGGGAGACTTCTCCTt TCCATTAACATCTCTTCGTGACAATTTGATTGTTACACTTCAGGATGCTGATGGGATCAGAATATCTCATGCAG GGGTTGAGATCAAGTCTATTGTGGAGAAAGGTCTTTGGGATGACCTTTTTCCCCTGGAAGGAGGTGGTCACGTACATATGAAGTTGCAGTTTGTCCTCAGTGAAGAAGAACGTAGCCGAATTCGTATGATG AGAGAATCTGcattgaaaaagaaacaagatgAGCTTCTCAATAGCAGTATTAGAACTTCACAGGGTGCTACTACTGCTTGTAGTAGTGTTGCATCATCTTTGGGCTTCAGGCATGAGCTCTCAG ATCGATATGAAGAGATTTCATCAACCATTTCTGCGCCACAAGGAGTTGATGTCCATCTAAGTCACAAGGAACTAGTTGAGAGGAATGAGAGCAAGTCATTGCCTGCTGACTTTCCTACAGAAGCAATTTCTTCCAATGAAACTTCCTTATTGTTGGGAGGTTCTCGATTAGATGTTGCTGCCTCAAACAATTCAATACCTCACAATCTGGGGGAAGATCGTGGTCATAACATTCAGAAGCAGAGTCAGCTAGGGAAATCTCCTAGAAATGTGAAGAATATGATAAGTGCATTTGAAAGTGGTCTAGCTCAG GATATGAGGTCTCCCATCAAATCACCACCAACAAGATCTCAATCAAATAAGTCTAGAATAGAGTTGAAAAGTCAACACTTAAATGAAGGCAAGACACAAATTACTAAGACTGAACAGTCAATATCAGGAAGAGTCATTAATCTTTTTCTTGCAGAAGAGTTGCAACATACCCCAACAGATATCAGAAAAAGAGGAGAgcaaattaatttatttggtGCTTCAGATAGGAGTAAATTATCTCAGGACACTGGACAGTTAGAGGAGTTGAACACAGAGAAATTTCAGATATTAGGAACAAATTCAAGTCTTAAGAATAAATTCAATGTAGTTCAAAAAGAAGTCgctagagaggaagagaaatctCATCAAGATTTGATGAGAATATCCACAACTGAAACGGCTACAGTATCATGGAGAATCCTTGATGAGTATTCAGGTGGACACCCTCTTAGTTTGTTCACTGGCAAGCAAGATTCTTGTGGCAATCCAGTTATAGAGGAGAGTAGAAGGGAAATTcaatttacaaatttacaagAATTCAATATTCAAGGAGCTTCAACCCATAAACTGGAATCAGTACATTATTGTGAAGATAATCATTACTTATTTAAAAGCTCTGGTGCCTGGATATTTCCAGATGAAGCAAGACGGCTGTGTGTGACAACTGGTGGTAAAAAAGTCATGGATCTAATGGGAGGTTGCAGTACTAAGCCAAAGGTCCATCAAGGAAATGTGAATCTTTCTATGCAAGAAAATATGGAGAAG CATAGTGTGGACGCCAGAACTGTTATTAAGGCTGATAAAGACAAGAAGGATTgccaaaaaatagtaaaatcaaaACCTGAGAATTCAGAGGATATCGAAACTTCTGGAGGACCAGTGGGACAG GCAATAAAAGTTGCAATCATGCTAGGATTTGGAATACTTGTTCTCCTaactagaaaaagaaattacag ATAG
- the LOC126714234 gene encoding uncharacterized protein LOC126714234 isoform X5: MPGIILVSVLEFMGLPHALASSSICIKVSMGKIEYQIWDKGDFSFPLTSLRDNLIVTLQDADGIRISHAGVEIKSIVEKGLWDDLFPLEGGGHVHMKLQFVLSEEERSRIRMMNDADRYEEISSTISAPQGVDVHLSHKELVERNESKSLPADFPTEAISSNETSLLLGGSRLDVAASNNSIPHNLGEDRGHNIQKQSQLGKSPRNVKNMISAFESGLAQDMRSPIKSPPTRSQSNKSRIELKSQHLNEGKTQITKTEQSISGRVINLFLAEELQHTPTDIRKRGEQINLFGASDRSKLSQDTGQLEELNTEKFQILGTNSSLKNKFNVVQKEVAREEEKSHQDLMRISTTETATVSWRILDEYSGGHPLSLFTGKQDSCGNPVIEESRREIQFTNLQEFNIQGASTHKLESVHYCEDNHYLFKSSGAWIFPDEARRLCVTTGGKKVMDLMGGCSTKPKVHQGNVNLSMQENMEKHSVDARTVIKADKDKKDCQKIVKSKPENSEDIETSGGPVGQAIKVAIMLGFGILVLLTRKRNYR, from the exons ATGCCAGGAATCATCCTAGTTTCAG TTCTGGAATTCATGGGGCTACCACATGCATTAGCTTCTTCGTCAATATGCATAAAAG TTTCCATGGGGAAAATAGAGTACCAAATTTGGGACAAGGGAGACTTCTCCTt TCCATTAACATCTCTTCGTGACAATTTGATTGTTACACTTCAGGATGCTGATGGGATCAGAATATCTCATGCAG GGGTTGAGATCAAGTCTATTGTGGAGAAAGGTCTTTGGGATGACCTTTTTCCCCTGGAAGGAGGTGGTCACGTACATATGAAGTTGCAGTTTGTCCTCAGTGAAGAAGAACGTAGCCGAATTCGTATGATG AATGATGCAGATCGATATGAAGAGATTTCATCAACCATTTCTGCGCCACAAGGAGTTGATGTCCATCTAAGTCACAAGGAACTAGTTGAGAGGAATGAGAGCAAGTCATTGCCTGCTGACTTTCCTACAGAAGCAATTTCTTCCAATGAAACTTCCTTATTGTTGGGAGGTTCTCGATTAGATGTTGCTGCCTCAAACAATTCAATACCTCACAATCTGGGGGAAGATCGTGGTCATAACATTCAGAAGCAGAGTCAGCTAGGGAAATCTCCTAGAAATGTGAAGAATATGATAAGTGCATTTGAAAGTGGTCTAGCTCAG GATATGAGGTCTCCCATCAAATCACCACCAACAAGATCTCAATCAAATAAGTCTAGAATAGAGTTGAAAAGTCAACACTTAAATGAAGGCAAGACACAAATTACTAAGACTGAACAGTCAATATCAGGAAGAGTCATTAATCTTTTTCTTGCAGAAGAGTTGCAACATACCCCAACAGATATCAGAAAAAGAGGAGAgcaaattaatttatttggtGCTTCAGATAGGAGTAAATTATCTCAGGACACTGGACAGTTAGAGGAGTTGAACACAGAGAAATTTCAGATATTAGGAACAAATTCAAGTCTTAAGAATAAATTCAATGTAGTTCAAAAAGAAGTCgctagagaggaagagaaatctCATCAAGATTTGATGAGAATATCCACAACTGAAACGGCTACAGTATCATGGAGAATCCTTGATGAGTATTCAGGTGGACACCCTCTTAGTTTGTTCACTGGCAAGCAAGATTCTTGTGGCAATCCAGTTATAGAGGAGAGTAGAAGGGAAATTcaatttacaaatttacaagAATTCAATATTCAAGGAGCTTCAACCCATAAACTGGAATCAGTACATTATTGTGAAGATAATCATTACTTATTTAAAAGCTCTGGTGCCTGGATATTTCCAGATGAAGCAAGACGGCTGTGTGTGACAACTGGTGGTAAAAAAGTCATGGATCTAATGGGAGGTTGCAGTACTAAGCCAAAGGTCCATCAAGGAAATGTGAATCTTTCTATGCAAGAAAATATGGAGAAG CATAGTGTGGACGCCAGAACTGTTATTAAGGCTGATAAAGACAAGAAGGATTgccaaaaaatagtaaaatcaaaACCTGAGAATTCAGAGGATATCGAAACTTCTGGAGGACCAGTGGGACAG GCAATAAAAGTTGCAATCATGCTAGGATTTGGAATACTTGTTCTCCTaactagaaaaagaaattacag ATAG
- the LOC126714234 gene encoding uncharacterized protein LOC126714234 isoform X3, translating into MHKSPLTSLRDNLIVTLQDADGIRISHAGVEIKSIVEKGLWDDLFPLEGGGHVHMKLQFVLSEEERSRIRMMRESALKKKQDELLNSSIRTSQGATTACSSVASSLGFRHELSDSQRSLLQTEGVSVKEVASKVVSKPLSFCKGEKSGAESIKGIHHDQKQLTPLNRYEEISSTISAPQGVDVHLSHKELVERNESKSLPADFPTEAISSNETSLLLGGSRLDVAASNNSIPHNLGEDRGHNIQKQSQLGKSPRNVKNMISAFESGLAQDMRSPIKSPPTRSQSNKSRIELKSQHLNEGKTQITKTEQSISGRVINLFLAEELQHTPTDIRKRGEQINLFGASDRSKLSQDTGQLEELNTEKFQILGTNSSLKNKFNVVQKEVAREEEKSHQDLMRISTTETATVSWRILDEYSGGHPLSLFTGKQDSCGNPVIEESRREIQFTNLQEFNIQGASTHKLESVHYCEDNHYLFKSSGAWIFPDEARRLCVTTGGKKVMDLMGGCSTKPKVHQGNVNLSMQENMEKHSVDARTVIKADKDKKDCQKIVKSKPENSEDIETSGGPVGQAIKVAIMLGFGILVLLTRKRNYR; encoded by the exons ATGCATAAAAG TCCATTAACATCTCTTCGTGACAATTTGATTGTTACACTTCAGGATGCTGATGGGATCAGAATATCTCATGCAG GGGTTGAGATCAAGTCTATTGTGGAGAAAGGTCTTTGGGATGACCTTTTTCCCCTGGAAGGAGGTGGTCACGTACATATGAAGTTGCAGTTTGTCCTCAGTGAAGAAGAACGTAGCCGAATTCGTATGATG AGAGAATCTGcattgaaaaagaaacaagatgAGCTTCTCAATAGCAGTATTAGAACTTCACAGGGTGCTACTACTGCTTGTAGTAGTGTTGCATCATCTTTGGGCTTCAGGCATGAGCTCTCAG ATTCTCAAAGAAGCCTCCTTCAAACTGAAGGAGTAAGTGTCAAAGAGGTAGCCTccaaagtggtatcaaaacctCTTTCTTTCTGCAAGGGTGAGAAATCTGGTGCTGAGAGCATAAAAGGAATTCATCATGATCAAAAGCAGTTAACCCCATTAA ATCGATATGAAGAGATTTCATCAACCATTTCTGCGCCACAAGGAGTTGATGTCCATCTAAGTCACAAGGAACTAGTTGAGAGGAATGAGAGCAAGTCATTGCCTGCTGACTTTCCTACAGAAGCAATTTCTTCCAATGAAACTTCCTTATTGTTGGGAGGTTCTCGATTAGATGTTGCTGCCTCAAACAATTCAATACCTCACAATCTGGGGGAAGATCGTGGTCATAACATTCAGAAGCAGAGTCAGCTAGGGAAATCTCCTAGAAATGTGAAGAATATGATAAGTGCATTTGAAAGTGGTCTAGCTCAG GATATGAGGTCTCCCATCAAATCACCACCAACAAGATCTCAATCAAATAAGTCTAGAATAGAGTTGAAAAGTCAACACTTAAATGAAGGCAAGACACAAATTACTAAGACTGAACAGTCAATATCAGGAAGAGTCATTAATCTTTTTCTTGCAGAAGAGTTGCAACATACCCCAACAGATATCAGAAAAAGAGGAGAgcaaattaatttatttggtGCTTCAGATAGGAGTAAATTATCTCAGGACACTGGACAGTTAGAGGAGTTGAACACAGAGAAATTTCAGATATTAGGAACAAATTCAAGTCTTAAGAATAAATTCAATGTAGTTCAAAAAGAAGTCgctagagaggaagagaaatctCATCAAGATTTGATGAGAATATCCACAACTGAAACGGCTACAGTATCATGGAGAATCCTTGATGAGTATTCAGGTGGACACCCTCTTAGTTTGTTCACTGGCAAGCAAGATTCTTGTGGCAATCCAGTTATAGAGGAGAGTAGAAGGGAAATTcaatttacaaatttacaagAATTCAATATTCAAGGAGCTTCAACCCATAAACTGGAATCAGTACATTATTGTGAAGATAATCATTACTTATTTAAAAGCTCTGGTGCCTGGATATTTCCAGATGAAGCAAGACGGCTGTGTGTGACAACTGGTGGTAAAAAAGTCATGGATCTAATGGGAGGTTGCAGTACTAAGCCAAAGGTCCATCAAGGAAATGTGAATCTTTCTATGCAAGAAAATATGGAGAAG CATAGTGTGGACGCCAGAACTGTTATTAAGGCTGATAAAGACAAGAAGGATTgccaaaaaatagtaaaatcaaaACCTGAGAATTCAGAGGATATCGAAACTTCTGGAGGACCAGTGGGACAG GCAATAAAAGTTGCAATCATGCTAGGATTTGGAATACTTGTTCTCCTaactagaaaaagaaattacag ATAG
- the LOC126714234 gene encoding uncharacterized protein LOC126714234 isoform X6, whose protein sequence is MKLQFVLSEEERSRIRMMRESALKKKQDELLNSSIRTSQGATTACSSVASSLGFRHELSDSQRSLLQTEGVSVKEVASKVVSKPLSFCKGEKSGAESIKGIHHDQKQLTPLNRYEEISSTISAPQGVDVHLSHKELVERNESKSLPADFPTEAISSNETSLLLGGSRLDVAASNNSIPHNLGEDRGHNIQKQSQLGKSPRNVKNMISAFESGLAQDMRSPIKSPPTRSQSNKSRIELKSQHLNEGKTQITKTEQSISGRVINLFLAEELQHTPTDIRKRGEQINLFGASDRSKLSQDTGQLEELNTEKFQILGTNSSLKNKFNVVQKEVAREEEKSHQDLMRISTTETATVSWRILDEYSGGHPLSLFTGKQDSCGNPVIEESRREIQFTNLQEFNIQGASTHKLESVHYCEDNHYLFKSSGAWIFPDEARRLCVTTGGKKVMDLMGGCSTKPKVHQGNVNLSMQENMEKHSVDARTVIKADKDKKDCQKIVKSKPENSEDIETSGGPVGQAIKVAIMLGFGILVLLTRKRNYR, encoded by the exons ATGAAGTTGCAGTTTGTCCTCAGTGAAGAAGAACGTAGCCGAATTCGTATGATG AGAGAATCTGcattgaaaaagaaacaagatgAGCTTCTCAATAGCAGTATTAGAACTTCACAGGGTGCTACTACTGCTTGTAGTAGTGTTGCATCATCTTTGGGCTTCAGGCATGAGCTCTCAG ATTCTCAAAGAAGCCTCCTTCAAACTGAAGGAGTAAGTGTCAAAGAGGTAGCCTccaaagtggtatcaaaacctCTTTCTTTCTGCAAGGGTGAGAAATCTGGTGCTGAGAGCATAAAAGGAATTCATCATGATCAAAAGCAGTTAACCCCATTAA ATCGATATGAAGAGATTTCATCAACCATTTCTGCGCCACAAGGAGTTGATGTCCATCTAAGTCACAAGGAACTAGTTGAGAGGAATGAGAGCAAGTCATTGCCTGCTGACTTTCCTACAGAAGCAATTTCTTCCAATGAAACTTCCTTATTGTTGGGAGGTTCTCGATTAGATGTTGCTGCCTCAAACAATTCAATACCTCACAATCTGGGGGAAGATCGTGGTCATAACATTCAGAAGCAGAGTCAGCTAGGGAAATCTCCTAGAAATGTGAAGAATATGATAAGTGCATTTGAAAGTGGTCTAGCTCAG GATATGAGGTCTCCCATCAAATCACCACCAACAAGATCTCAATCAAATAAGTCTAGAATAGAGTTGAAAAGTCAACACTTAAATGAAGGCAAGACACAAATTACTAAGACTGAACAGTCAATATCAGGAAGAGTCATTAATCTTTTTCTTGCAGAAGAGTTGCAACATACCCCAACAGATATCAGAAAAAGAGGAGAgcaaattaatttatttggtGCTTCAGATAGGAGTAAATTATCTCAGGACACTGGACAGTTAGAGGAGTTGAACACAGAGAAATTTCAGATATTAGGAACAAATTCAAGTCTTAAGAATAAATTCAATGTAGTTCAAAAAGAAGTCgctagagaggaagagaaatctCATCAAGATTTGATGAGAATATCCACAACTGAAACGGCTACAGTATCATGGAGAATCCTTGATGAGTATTCAGGTGGACACCCTCTTAGTTTGTTCACTGGCAAGCAAGATTCTTGTGGCAATCCAGTTATAGAGGAGAGTAGAAGGGAAATTcaatttacaaatttacaagAATTCAATATTCAAGGAGCTTCAACCCATAAACTGGAATCAGTACATTATTGTGAAGATAATCATTACTTATTTAAAAGCTCTGGTGCCTGGATATTTCCAGATGAAGCAAGACGGCTGTGTGTGACAACTGGTGGTAAAAAAGTCATGGATCTAATGGGAGGTTGCAGTACTAAGCCAAAGGTCCATCAAGGAAATGTGAATCTTTCTATGCAAGAAAATATGGAGAAG CATAGTGTGGACGCCAGAACTGTTATTAAGGCTGATAAAGACAAGAAGGATTgccaaaaaatagtaaaatcaaaACCTGAGAATTCAGAGGATATCGAAACTTCTGGAGGACCAGTGGGACAG GCAATAAAAGTTGCAATCATGCTAGGATTTGGAATACTTGTTCTCCTaactagaaaaagaaattacag ATAG